The following proteins come from a genomic window of Nicotiana tomentosiformis chromosome 12, ASM39032v3, whole genome shotgun sequence:
- the LOC104101640 gene encoding uncharacterized protein isoform X3 encodes MVDEFMVCVDRIIIATTCFGESESVVNGREISLLTNNDVANLSVENNSKEMVSKISSGGEGCSKGSVIRECRICQEEDEENDMEAPCACNGTLKFAHRKCIQRWCNKKGDITCEICNKVFSPNYTLPPARTSPDVMAIDIRQAWGPGMDFRNPHFLAFAAAERQFLQSEYEDYAIASSGSLACFRYVAIILMLLLLIRQTLMVTRDFAMVQDSSTFFNFQISLLQLAAFLLPCYVMARTWYMIQCRRRRQG; translated from the exons atggTGGATGAGTTCATGGTGTGTGTGGATAGGATCATAATAGCAACAACATGTTTTGGAGAGTCAGAGTCAGTAGTCAATGGGAGAGAAATTAGCCTTTTGACTAATAATGATGTTGCAAATTTGAGTGTTGAAAATAATTCAAAGGAAATGGTGAGTAAAATTAGTAGTGGAGGGGAGGGTTGTTCAAAGGGAAGTGTAATTAGAGAGTGTAGGATTTGTCAAGAAGAAGACGAAGAAAATGACATGGAAGCTCCTTGTGCTTGCAATGGCACTCTCAAG TTTGCTCATAGGAAATGTATCCAGAGATGGTGCAACAAAAAAGGTGACATAACCTGTGAAATCTGTAATAAG GTCTTTTCACCAAACTATACCCTTCCACCTGCAAGAACCAGCCCTGATGTAATGGCAATTGATATCAG GCAAGCATGGGGCCCTGGCATGGATTTTAGAAATCCACATTTTCTGGCTTTTGCCGCAGCTGAGCGTCAATTCCTGCAATCAGAGTATGAGGACTATGCCATTGCTAGCAGTGGGAGTCTAGCATGTTTCCGCTATGTTGCAATCATT TTGATGCTACTCTTGCTGATACGCCAAACCTTGATGGTCACAAGGGACTTTGCAATGGTGCAGGACTCATCTACATTCTTCAAT tttcagatttcactTCTACAGCTGGCGGCTTTCCTCCTCCCTTGTTATGTAATGGCTCGGACATGGTACATGATACAATGCCGAAGAAGGAGGCAG
- the LOC104101640 gene encoding uncharacterized protein isoform X4, with amino-acid sequence MVDEFMVCVDRIIIATTCFGESESVVNGREISLLTNNDVANLSVENNSKEMVSKISSGGEGCSKGSVIRECRICQEEDEENDMEAPCACNGTLKFAHRKCIQRWCNKKGDITCEICNKVFSPNYTLPPARTSPDVMAIDIRQAWGPGMDFRNPHFLAFAAAERQFLQSEYEDYAIASSGSLACFRYVAIILMLLLLIRQTLMVTRDFAMVQDSSTFFNG; translated from the exons atggTGGATGAGTTCATGGTGTGTGTGGATAGGATCATAATAGCAACAACATGTTTTGGAGAGTCAGAGTCAGTAGTCAATGGGAGAGAAATTAGCCTTTTGACTAATAATGATGTTGCAAATTTGAGTGTTGAAAATAATTCAAAGGAAATGGTGAGTAAAATTAGTAGTGGAGGGGAGGGTTGTTCAAAGGGAAGTGTAATTAGAGAGTGTAGGATTTGTCAAGAAGAAGACGAAGAAAATGACATGGAAGCTCCTTGTGCTTGCAATGGCACTCTCAAG TTTGCTCATAGGAAATGTATCCAGAGATGGTGCAACAAAAAAGGTGACATAACCTGTGAAATCTGTAATAAG GTCTTTTCACCAAACTATACCCTTCCACCTGCAAGAACCAGCCCTGATGTAATGGCAATTGATATCAG GCAAGCATGGGGCCCTGGCATGGATTTTAGAAATCCACATTTTCTGGCTTTTGCCGCAGCTGAGCGTCAATTCCTGCAATCAGAGTATGAGGACTATGCCATTGCTAGCAGTGGGAGTCTAGCATGTTTCCGCTATGTTGCAATCATT TTGATGCTACTCTTGCTGATACGCCAAACCTTGATGGTCACAAGGGACTTTGCAATGGTGCAGGACTCATCTACATTCTTCAAT
- the LOC104101640 gene encoding uncharacterized protein isoform X1, with translation MVDEFMVCVDRIIIATTCFGESESVVNGREISLLTNNDVANLSVENNSKEMVSKISSGGEGCSKGSVIRECRICQEEDEENDMEAPCACNGTLKFAHRKCIQRWCNKKGDITCEICNKVFSPNYTLPPARTSPDVMAIDIRQAWGPGMDFRNPHFLAFAAAERQFLQSEYEDYAIASSGSLACFRYVAIILMLLLLIRQTLMVTRDFAMVQDSSTFFNFQISLLQLAAFLLPCYVMARTWYMIQCRRRRQVCLT, from the exons atggTGGATGAGTTCATGGTGTGTGTGGATAGGATCATAATAGCAACAACATGTTTTGGAGAGTCAGAGTCAGTAGTCAATGGGAGAGAAATTAGCCTTTTGACTAATAATGATGTTGCAAATTTGAGTGTTGAAAATAATTCAAAGGAAATGGTGAGTAAAATTAGTAGTGGAGGGGAGGGTTGTTCAAAGGGAAGTGTAATTAGAGAGTGTAGGATTTGTCAAGAAGAAGACGAAGAAAATGACATGGAAGCTCCTTGTGCTTGCAATGGCACTCTCAAG TTTGCTCATAGGAAATGTATCCAGAGATGGTGCAACAAAAAAGGTGACATAACCTGTGAAATCTGTAATAAG GTCTTTTCACCAAACTATACCCTTCCACCTGCAAGAACCAGCCCTGATGTAATGGCAATTGATATCAG GCAAGCATGGGGCCCTGGCATGGATTTTAGAAATCCACATTTTCTGGCTTTTGCCGCAGCTGAGCGTCAATTCCTGCAATCAGAGTATGAGGACTATGCCATTGCTAGCAGTGGGAGTCTAGCATGTTTCCGCTATGTTGCAATCATT TTGATGCTACTCTTGCTGATACGCCAAACCTTGATGGTCACAAGGGACTTTGCAATGGTGCAGGACTCATCTACATTCTTCAAT tttcagatttcactTCTACAGCTGGCGGCTTTCCTCCTCCCTTGTTATGTAATGGCTCGGACATGGTACATGATACAATGCCGAAGAAGGAGGCAGGTGTGTTTAACCTAG
- the LOC104101640 gene encoding uncharacterized protein isoform X2: protein MVDEFMVCVDRIIIATTCFGESESVVNGREISLLTNNDVANLSVENNSKEMVSKISSGGEGCSKGSVIRECRICQEEDEENDMEAPCACNGTLKFAHRKCIQRWCNKKGDITCEICNKVFSPNYTLPPARTSPDVMAIDIRQAWGPGMDFRNPHFLAFAAAERQFLQSEYEDYAIASSGSLACFRYVAIILMLLLLIRQTLMVTRDFAMVQDSSTFFNFQISLLQLAAFLLPCYVMARTWYMIQCRRRRQVA, encoded by the exons atggTGGATGAGTTCATGGTGTGTGTGGATAGGATCATAATAGCAACAACATGTTTTGGAGAGTCAGAGTCAGTAGTCAATGGGAGAGAAATTAGCCTTTTGACTAATAATGATGTTGCAAATTTGAGTGTTGAAAATAATTCAAAGGAAATGGTGAGTAAAATTAGTAGTGGAGGGGAGGGTTGTTCAAAGGGAAGTGTAATTAGAGAGTGTAGGATTTGTCAAGAAGAAGACGAAGAAAATGACATGGAAGCTCCTTGTGCTTGCAATGGCACTCTCAAG TTTGCTCATAGGAAATGTATCCAGAGATGGTGCAACAAAAAAGGTGACATAACCTGTGAAATCTGTAATAAG GTCTTTTCACCAAACTATACCCTTCCACCTGCAAGAACCAGCCCTGATGTAATGGCAATTGATATCAG GCAAGCATGGGGCCCTGGCATGGATTTTAGAAATCCACATTTTCTGGCTTTTGCCGCAGCTGAGCGTCAATTCCTGCAATCAGAGTATGAGGACTATGCCATTGCTAGCAGTGGGAGTCTAGCATGTTTCCGCTATGTTGCAATCATT TTGATGCTACTCTTGCTGATACGCCAAACCTTGATGGTCACAAGGGACTTTGCAATGGTGCAGGACTCATCTACATTCTTCAAT tttcagatttcactTCTACAGCTGGCGGCTTTCCTCCTCCCTTGTTATGTAATGGCTCGGACATGGTACATGATACAATGCCGAAGAAGGAGGCAG GTTGCTTAA